Proteins co-encoded in one Opitutus terrae PB90-1 genomic window:
- a CDS encoding M16 family metallopeptidase, with protein MRWIFWWALGCAALSAHGQPRPWPHEVSDLPVNPAVTWGRLDNGVRYAVAPNAEPAERVSLRLLVLAGSMHENERQRGYAHFVEHLAFDGTRLYPGQTLHATLQQTGLARGPDVNAHTHTDRTIYRLDLPQPTPERLRLGLGVLREFADGMMLDPAEVARESNVILIEKRARDSHSQRAHAAFMRFLFPAGPLTDPSAFGTEESIRTATAAELRRFYETWYRPENLVVVAVGAIEPAAVAREIATAFGSLPARAEAAPVVNLGPLTNPDALVVGVEPSTDAAGAASFLLASIAPVLPVDTRASVQEMLLRTMAFDALNRRLDLLQRRESALLLHASASYSSGPVFQQALLRIDTSPREWRAAVERLEQERRRALLHGFTPAEIELSRERARALLQHAATAERTLLSEPYADALAESIAAHRVFLAGVELEQIALSAVERATPEECLEVFRHAWGPGHPRLFASGPFTLARPAEQFAAVFRRSAQTPVKAPRPAAPVHFAYTDFGRPGKIVARDHVGDLDLHRIRFANGVRLNLKSTPFEAGRIVYGGRFGTGAAGEPGRLPGLRAFVEHGVTVFGLGRHDQHALRQLAAGQLSSLSITTGEEAFYIAGVSDRAGAERLLQLLAAQFTDPGWRASDLPVVQQRIVAQLDETLRNAGNYLTARRQELLTGGDSRYRLPRPGEVLRYTVRDFRRWFEPQLQHAPLEIGIVGDFDVEAMVQLASRTLGCLPRREPGPVPRPVRFLPQLPPTHETIPATVRQAAVQLAWSVPAPRGVRVEHHLELLADVLRNRLMQEIRGELGATYAASCQLWRSDVRRDTGYLIAALVCEPADVARIAETTRRIADRLARDGATAEEFERARQPRLLDAPVQLRSNGYWLGMAVAAAQSQTEELERPRQRVLDLEQATASDISALAAEVLPAERASVFTAAPEKTP; from the coding sequence ATGCGGTGGATTTTTTGGTGGGCACTGGGCTGCGCGGCGTTGAGCGCGCACGGCCAGCCGCGGCCGTGGCCGCACGAGGTCAGCGATCTGCCGGTGAACCCCGCGGTCACGTGGGGGCGGTTGGACAACGGCGTGCGCTACGCCGTCGCACCCAACGCCGAGCCGGCCGAACGCGTGAGCCTGCGGCTGCTGGTCCTCGCCGGCAGCATGCACGAGAACGAGCGGCAGCGCGGCTACGCGCACTTCGTCGAACACCTCGCCTTCGACGGCACACGCCTTTATCCCGGGCAGACGCTGCATGCGACGCTGCAGCAAACCGGACTTGCGCGCGGACCGGACGTCAACGCGCACACCCACACCGATCGCACGATCTACCGGCTCGATCTGCCGCAGCCCACGCCCGAACGGTTGCGGCTGGGGCTCGGCGTGCTGCGCGAGTTCGCGGACGGCATGATGCTCGACCCCGCCGAGGTGGCGCGCGAGAGCAACGTGATCCTGATCGAGAAACGCGCGCGCGACAGTCACTCGCAGCGCGCGCACGCGGCGTTCATGCGTTTCCTGTTTCCCGCCGGCCCACTCACCGACCCGTCGGCCTTTGGTACCGAGGAAAGCATTCGCACCGCGACCGCCGCGGAACTGCGGCGATTCTATGAAACATGGTATCGGCCGGAGAACCTCGTCGTCGTCGCGGTCGGGGCGATCGAGCCCGCCGCCGTCGCCCGCGAGATCGCCACTGCGTTTGGGAGCCTGCCCGCGCGCGCCGAGGCCGCGCCGGTTGTGAACCTCGGCCCACTGACAAATCCCGACGCGCTCGTGGTCGGCGTCGAGCCCTCCACCGACGCGGCCGGAGCCGCAAGCTTCCTGCTCGCGTCGATCGCGCCGGTGCTGCCGGTGGACACGCGCGCCAGCGTGCAGGAAATGCTGCTGCGCACGATGGCGTTTGATGCGTTGAACCGCCGGCTGGATCTCCTCCAGCGCCGTGAGTCAGCCCTGCTGCTCCACGCCAGCGCCAGCTACAGCAGCGGTCCGGTGTTTCAACAGGCGCTGCTCAGGATCGACACGAGCCCGCGCGAGTGGCGCGCGGCCGTCGAGCGGCTCGAGCAGGAGCGGCGCCGGGCGCTGCTGCATGGCTTCACGCCGGCGGAGATCGAACTGTCCCGCGAACGCGCCCGCGCGCTTTTGCAGCACGCGGCGACCGCGGAACGCACGCTCCTTTCCGAACCGTATGCCGACGCGTTGGCGGAGAGCATCGCTGCTCATCGGGTGTTTCTGGCCGGGGTCGAGCTCGAGCAGATCGCACTCTCGGCGGTCGAGCGTGCCACGCCGGAAGAATGCCTGGAGGTGTTCCGCCACGCGTGGGGTCCGGGACATCCGCGGTTGTTCGCCTCCGGCCCGTTCACGCTCGCGCGGCCGGCCGAGCAATTCGCCGCCGTGTTTCGCCGCAGTGCGCAGACCCCGGTGAAGGCTCCGCGGCCGGCCGCGCCCGTGCACTTCGCTTACACCGATTTCGGCCGGCCGGGCAAAATCGTCGCCCGCGATCACGTCGGCGACCTCGACCTTCACCGGATCCGGTTCGCCAACGGCGTCCGCTTGAACCTGAAGTCGACGCCGTTCGAAGCGGGGCGGATCGTCTACGGCGGCCGATTCGGCACCGGTGCCGCCGGCGAGCCGGGCCGGCTGCCCGGCCTGCGCGCATTCGTCGAACACGGCGTGACCGTTTTCGGACTCGGTCGCCATGACCAGCACGCTCTGCGGCAACTCGCCGCGGGCCAGCTGTCGTCGCTGTCGATCACGACCGGCGAAGAGGCCTTCTACATCGCCGGAGTCAGCGATCGCGCGGGCGCGGAGCGATTGCTGCAGCTCTTGGCGGCCCAGTTCACCGATCCGGGTTGGCGGGCCAGTGATCTCCCGGTCGTGCAGCAGCGGATCGTGGCGCAACTCGACGAAACCCTCCGGAACGCGGGCAACTATCTCACGGCTCGCCGGCAGGAACTGCTGACCGGCGGCGATTCACGCTACCGGCTGCCGCGGCCGGGCGAGGTCCTGCGCTATACGGTGCGGGACTTCCGCCGCTGGTTCGAACCGCAGCTGCAACACGCGCCGCTCGAGATCGGGATCGTCGGCGATTTCGACGTGGAGGCGATGGTGCAGCTGGCGAGTCGGACGCTCGGCTGTTTGCCGCGCCGCGAACCCGGCCCGGTGCCGCGGCCGGTGCGCTTCCTCCCGCAGCTACCGCCCACCCATGAAACGATCCCCGCCACCGTGCGACAGGCCGCCGTTCAGCTGGCGTGGAGCGTGCCTGCGCCGCGCGGCGTGCGCGTCGAACACCACCTCGAATTGCTCGCCGACGTGCTCCGCAATCGACTCATGCAGGAGATCCGGGGCGAACTCGGCGCGACCTACGCCGCCAGTTGCCAGCTCTGGCGGAGCGATGTGCGGCGTGACACCGGCTATCTGATCGCCGCGTTGGTCTGCGAGCCGGCGGATGTGGCGCGGATCGCAGAGACCACGCGCCGGATCGCCGACCGACTGGCCCGTGACGGCGCCACGGCCGAGGAGTTCGAGCGCGCGCGCCAGCCGCGGTTGCTGGATGCACCGGTGCAGCTCCGCAGCAACGGCTACTGGCTCGGGATGGCCGTGGCTGCGGCCCAGAGCCAAACCGAGGAACTCGAGCGGCCGCGCCAGCGCGTGCTTGATCTCGAACAGGCGACTGCGAGCGATATCAGCGCGCTCGCCGCTGAAGTATTACCGGCTGAGCGCGCCTCGGTGTTCACCGCGGCGCCGGAGAAAACACCCTGA
- a CDS encoding sensor histidine kinase yields MTITRKCVLMPSVLFVAWALWCLGSIVTGAMKGPMALDWALHGTTVFCALGFLITGLMFIGYDSIRPRPGLGGYMLLVPLLCFVAASWCDFLAGLTRWAIGWQPNFNPSIKFMFLAGGVQNGVSFLLFSGIYFAIDHWLQAGEQRAKVRAAEAAAQQAQLQMLRYQINPHFLFNALNAIRAMILENPSRAREITTELSEFLRYSLDGCGTESTVDAEIAAIENYLAIQRIRFEHKLEVTLVVDPAARPCTVPCFLIHPLVENAVKYGMDTSPLPLRLEIRVAHQEGDLIVRVSNTGRLVPAPESHGTGTGLRNVGQRLALTFPGRHTLSLVERNGWVHAEIRVNAPQPPLAPAS; encoded by the coding sequence GTGACGATTACCAGGAAGTGCGTGCTGATGCCGTCGGTGCTCTTCGTGGCGTGGGCGCTGTGGTGCCTCGGCAGCATCGTCACCGGGGCGATGAAGGGACCGATGGCGCTCGATTGGGCGCTGCACGGCACGACGGTCTTTTGCGCGCTGGGGTTCCTGATCACGGGATTGATGTTCATCGGGTACGACTCGATCCGCCCGCGGCCCGGGCTCGGTGGTTATATGCTGCTGGTGCCGCTGCTCTGTTTCGTGGCGGCGTCCTGGTGCGACTTCCTGGCCGGGCTCACGCGCTGGGCGATCGGCTGGCAGCCGAATTTCAACCCGTCAATCAAGTTCATGTTCCTCGCCGGTGGCGTGCAGAACGGGGTCAGCTTTCTGCTCTTTTCCGGGATCTATTTTGCCATCGACCACTGGCTGCAGGCCGGCGAGCAGCGGGCGAAGGTCCGCGCGGCCGAGGCTGCGGCCCAGCAGGCGCAACTGCAGATGCTGCGCTACCAGATCAACCCGCACTTTCTGTTCAACGCCCTCAACGCGATCCGCGCGATGATCCTCGAAAATCCGTCGCGCGCGCGGGAGATCACCACGGAGCTTTCCGAGTTTCTGCGTTATTCGCTCGATGGCTGCGGCACCGAGAGCACGGTCGACGCGGAGATCGCGGCCATCGAAAACTACCTCGCGATCCAGCGGATTCGGTTCGAACACAAGCTGGAGGTGACGCTCGTCGTCGATCCGGCGGCGCGACCCTGCACGGTGCCGTGTTTCCTGATCCATCCGCTGGTGGAAAACGCGGTGAAGTATGGCATGGACACCAGTCCTCTGCCGCTGCGGCTGGAGATTCGAGTGGCGCACCAGGAGGGTGATTTGATCGTTCGCGTGTCGAATACCGGCCGGTTGGTCCCGGCGCCCGAGAGCCACGGCACCGGCACCGGGCTGCGCAACGTCGGCCAGCGGCTGGCCCTCACGTTCCCGGGCCGCCACACGCTCAGCCTCGTGGAGCGCAACGGCTGGGTGCACGCGGAAATCCGCGTCAACGCGCCGCAGCCGCCGCTCGCTCCCGCTTCATGA
- a CDS encoding LytR/AlgR family response regulator transcription factor: protein MNPHRALIVDDERLARRELAYLLADHPEIEVAAEAGSVGEAAAALERLRPELLFLDIQMPGESGFDLFERARVTARVIFVTAHDQFALRAFEVNALDYLMKPVNPARLRVAVDRFLGRGAPPPGPSAGRINYDDSVFVTIDQAPRFIAVASIACILAEGDYTRLISTTGPIGLVLKPMKEWEQLLPERHFARIQRSAIVNCAHVARFEPWFNGAMQVHLKALPEPLTMSRRYARQFRAKFAV from the coding sequence ATGAACCCGCATCGCGCCCTCATCGTCGACGACGAGCGGCTGGCCCGTCGCGAACTCGCCTATCTGCTTGCGGACCACCCGGAGATCGAGGTGGCCGCCGAAGCCGGCTCCGTCGGCGAAGCTGCCGCCGCGCTGGAACGCCTCCGGCCCGAGCTTTTGTTTCTCGATATCCAGATGCCCGGCGAGAGCGGTTTCGATCTCTTCGAACGCGCCCGCGTAACCGCGCGTGTGATCTTCGTGACAGCGCACGATCAGTTCGCGTTGCGTGCGTTCGAGGTGAACGCGCTCGACTACCTGATGAAGCCGGTGAATCCGGCGCGGCTGCGCGTGGCGGTCGACCGTTTTCTGGGTCGCGGCGCGCCGCCGCCGGGACCGAGCGCGGGCCGGATCAATTACGACGATTCGGTTTTCGTTACGATCGATCAGGCGCCGCGGTTCATCGCGGTGGCGTCGATCGCGTGCATCCTGGCGGAGGGCGACTACACGCGGTTGATCAGCACGACGGGTCCGATCGGGCTCGTGCTGAAACCGATGAAGGAATGGGAACAGTTGCTGCCCGAGCGGCATTTCGCGCGGATCCAGCGGTCCGCGATTGTCAACTGCGCGCACGTGGCGCGGTTCGAGCCGTGGTTCAACGGCGCGATGCAGGTGCACCTGAAAGCGCTGCCCGAGCCGCTGACGATGAGCCGGCGCTATGCGCGACAGTTCCGCGCGAAGTTTGCCGTTTAG
- a CDS encoding SMP-30/gluconolactonase/LRE family protein produces the protein MLLQPRLSFLPRLTAMALLVTMLATLGARTRAESQVPFVAPDTVPGLVIDWSLSPTLRPSALGPERYLEGKAAAAIEWLPVRSDAAGLVELTRFRTPNAQGGSKIWARALVTAERREVRPFALRFRGDLGVYLNGQKLFHGQRDGAANEKPDTLYLSLEAGDNELVLMATEQSGGWSFTVRDQSAIFRAPQLAPVWEHQGRLPAPESVAHDPKRGMLYVSNFAGNSIAKLAMNGDVLARDWVKDVDRPTGLKLHGGRLYVVARGAIVEIDPETGMVVTRTPIAGAVFPNDLAIDADGAIYVTDTFKNCIHRLAAGRSEVWLEGPAVAQPNGILVERARLLVGVTADAAIRAVDLATKAVTTLVTVSRPANMDGLTSDGAGGYLFSDYFGRLYHVDAAGRPMLLLDRRGPRQFCADFEYVPSERLIIIPSLYDDRVTAYHWGPASN, from the coding sequence ATGCTGCTTCAACCCCGCTTGTCCTTTCTCCCGCGACTGACCGCGATGGCGCTTCTCGTCACGATGCTGGCAACCCTCGGCGCCCGCACGCGGGCGGAGTCTCAGGTTCCGTTCGTTGCGCCCGACACGGTGCCCGGGCTGGTGATCGACTGGTCGCTCTCACCGACGCTGCGGCCCTCCGCGCTGGGGCCCGAGCGCTATCTGGAGGGCAAGGCCGCAGCTGCGATCGAGTGGCTGCCGGTCCGGAGCGATGCTGCGGGACTCGTGGAACTCACGCGATTCCGCACGCCCAACGCGCAGGGTGGATCGAAGATCTGGGCTCGCGCGCTCGTCACCGCGGAGCGGAGGGAGGTCCGGCCGTTTGCGCTGCGTTTTCGCGGCGACCTCGGCGTGTATCTGAACGGCCAGAAACTTTTCCACGGCCAGCGCGACGGCGCGGCAAACGAGAAACCCGACACGCTCTATTTGTCGCTCGAAGCGGGAGACAACGAGCTGGTGCTGATGGCGACGGAGCAATCGGGCGGCTGGAGTTTCACGGTTCGCGATCAGAGCGCGATCTTTCGCGCCCCGCAGCTCGCGCCGGTGTGGGAACATCAGGGCCGCTTGCCGGCGCCGGAGAGCGTCGCGCACGATCCGAAGCGCGGCATGCTCTACGTCAGCAACTTCGCCGGCAACTCGATCGCGAAACTCGCGATGAACGGCGACGTGCTGGCGCGGGATTGGGTGAAAGACGTCGACCGCCCCACGGGGCTGAAGCTGCACGGCGGCCGGCTCTATGTGGTCGCGCGCGGCGCGATCGTCGAAATCGACCCGGAGACCGGGATGGTCGTCACGCGCACGCCGATCGCAGGCGCCGTGTTTCCGAACGATCTCGCGATCGATGCCGATGGCGCGATCTACGTGACCGACACGTTTAAGAACTGCATTCACCGCCTCGCGGCAGGCAGGTCCGAGGTGTGGCTCGAGGGTCCGGCTGTGGCCCAGCCCAACGGCATCCTGGTCGAGCGGGCGCGGCTCCTCGTCGGGGTGACTGCCGATGCCGCCATCAGGGCGGTCGACCTCGCGACCAAGGCGGTGACCACGCTCGTGACGGTCAGCCGTCCGGCGAACATGGACGGGCTCACCAGCGATGGCGCGGGCGGCTACTTGTTCTCCGACTACTTCGGCCGGCTCTACCACGTGGACGCAGCCGGTCGTCCGATGCTACTCCTCGACCGTCGCGGGCCACGGCAGTTCTGTGCGGACTTCGAGTATGTGCCGAGCGAGCGACTGATCATCATACCGTCGCTCTACGATGATCGCGTCACCGCGTATCACTGGGGGCCGGCTTCAAACTAG
- a CDS encoding nitronate monooxygenase, with amino-acid sequence MKHPEIIQGGMGIAVSNWRLAKAVSRLGELGVVSGTALGIALARRLQLGDAGGHMRRALQAFPVPAVAERLMAEYFVPGGKPTDTPFRSVPMPTLNATARSNELTVAGSFVEVFLAKEGHAGHVGINLLEKVQLPTLPALFGAMLAKVDYVLMGAGIPRAIPGVLDRLAAGQPAELKIDVAGAVAGEDWSARFDPAAFCDGFSTALRRPFFLAIVASATLAMTLAKKSSGQVDGFVVESEIAGGHNAPPRGALQLSASGEPVYGPRDVPELQKIRELGLPFWLAGSYASPAKLAQARALGAAGIQVGTAFAFCDESGVDPALKLDVIRASRAGGLQVFTDPFASPTGFPFKVVGLPGTMSEAGVYAARERRCDLGFLRQAYRKDDGTVGYRCAAERVEDYVRKGGKEADTVGRKCLCNGLAATVGFAQIHDGVREPAIVTAGNELTELHRLMRPDAESYSAADVLNYLRGAT; translated from the coding sequence ATGAAGCATCCGGAAATTATTCAGGGCGGCATGGGCATCGCCGTGTCGAACTGGCGCCTGGCCAAGGCCGTCTCGCGGCTCGGCGAACTCGGTGTCGTCTCGGGCACCGCCCTCGGCATCGCGTTGGCGCGCAGGCTCCAGCTGGGCGATGCCGGCGGCCACATGCGCCGGGCGCTCCAGGCCTTTCCCGTCCCGGCCGTCGCCGAGCGATTGATGGCCGAATATTTCGTGCCCGGCGGCAAACCCACCGACACGCCGTTCCGCTCCGTCCCGATGCCCACGCTCAACGCCACCGCCCGCTCGAACGAGCTGACGGTCGCCGGTAGTTTCGTCGAGGTCTTCCTCGCGAAGGAGGGCCACGCCGGCCACGTCGGGATCAACCTGCTCGAAAAGGTGCAGCTGCCGACGCTCCCCGCGCTGTTCGGCGCGATGCTGGCGAAGGTCGACTACGTGCTGATGGGCGCCGGCATTCCCCGCGCGATTCCGGGCGTGCTCGACCGCCTCGCCGCCGGCCAGCCCGCCGAATTGAAGATCGACGTCGCCGGCGCGGTGGCGGGCGAAGACTGGTCGGCGCGGTTCGATCCGGCGGCGTTCTGCGATGGTTTTTCGACCGCGCTGCGCCGGCCCTTCTTCCTCGCCATCGTCGCGTCGGCCACGCTCGCGATGACCCTGGCCAAGAAATCCTCCGGCCAGGTCGACGGATTCGTGGTGGAGAGCGAAATCGCCGGCGGGCACAACGCGCCGCCGCGCGGCGCCCTGCAATTGAGCGCCAGCGGCGAACCCGTCTACGGGCCGCGTGATGTTCCGGAGCTGCAGAAGATCCGCGAACTCGGACTGCCCTTCTGGCTCGCCGGTTCGTACGCCAGTCCGGCCAAGCTCGCGCAGGCGCGGGCGCTCGGCGCCGCCGGCATCCAGGTCGGCACGGCGTTCGCGTTTTGCGACGAGTCGGGAGTCGATCCCGCCTTGAAGCTCGACGTGATCCGCGCGAGTCGCGCCGGAGGCCTGCAGGTGTTCACCGATCCGTTCGCGTCGCCCACCGGCTTTCCCTTCAAGGTGGTCGGGCTGCCGGGCACAATGTCCGAGGCGGGCGTGTATGCGGCGCGCGAGCGGCGCTGCGATCTCGGCTTTCTGCGTCAAGCTTATCGCAAGGACGATGGCACCGTCGGTTACCGCTGCGCCGCCGAGCGCGTGGAAGATTATGTGCGCAAGGGTGGCAAGGAAGCGGACACGGTTGGCCGCAAGTGCCTCTGCAACGGCCTCGCGGCCACCGTCGGGTTCGCGCAGATCCACGACGGCGTGCGCGAGCCGGCGATCGTCACCGCCGGCAACGAGCTGACCGAGCTGCACCGACTGATGCGTCCCGACGCCGAATCCTACTCGGCCGCCGACGTGTTGAACTATCTTCGCGGCGCGACGTAG
- a CDS encoding rhomboid family intramembrane serine protease — MPLASEPFAESAEDRTPTDLVEVGVYRSSGEGFQHGLVALALGRPFWLVPAEQGYRLMVESEPAALVREQLACFDRESASWPPRAEPVPRTMQRTDWRTPLLWAAVTAGAFRTQLIDPGWTERGALDAAGVWERGEWWRPVTSLFLHGDIAHLVSNALSGIFVFSAVLTVFGRIRGWLLLAASAVLGNVIAVTAHRADDYRSIGASTAVFAALGLLTGGAVRRVMRGRTTERWRAVFAPLASGLVVLALFGAGEVHIDVVAHTTGFVAGVALGLAAGPVLPRA, encoded by the coding sequence ATGCCGCTTGCGTCCGAACCGTTCGCCGAGTCCGCCGAGGATCGCACCCCGACGGATCTGGTCGAGGTCGGCGTTTATCGTTCGTCGGGCGAAGGGTTTCAGCACGGGCTGGTCGCGTTGGCGCTCGGGCGGCCGTTCTGGCTCGTGCCGGCGGAGCAGGGCTACCGGTTGATGGTTGAGTCCGAACCGGCGGCGCTCGTGCGGGAGCAACTCGCATGCTTCGACCGCGAAAGTGCGAGCTGGCCGCCGCGGGCGGAACCAGTCCCGCGGACGATGCAACGGACGGATTGGCGGACGCCGCTGCTCTGGGCGGCGGTGACGGCGGGGGCGTTTCGGACGCAACTCATTGATCCCGGCTGGACCGAGCGCGGGGCGCTCGATGCGGCCGGCGTGTGGGAACGCGGCGAATGGTGGCGGCCGGTTACCTCGCTGTTCCTGCACGGCGACATCGCGCATCTCGTTTCGAACGCGCTCAGCGGGATCTTCGTTTTTTCCGCGGTGCTCACGGTGTTTGGGCGGATACGCGGCTGGCTGCTGCTCGCCGCGTCGGCGGTGCTGGGCAACGTCATCGCGGTGACGGCGCATCGCGCCGACGACTATCGCTCGATCGGCGCGTCGACGGCGGTGTTCGCGGCGCTGGGTTTGCTCACGGGCGGGGCCGTGCGGCGCGTGATGCGCGGGCGCACGACGGAGCGCTGGCGTGCGGTGTTCGCGCCGTTGGCCTCGGGATTGGTCGTGCTCGCCCTGTTCGGTGCCGGCGAGGTGCACATCGACGTGGTCGCGCACACCACGGGCTTCGTGGCGGGTGTCGCGCTCGGTTTGGCCGCCGGGCCGGTGTTGCCCCGAGCGTGA
- a CDS encoding DUF3795 domain-containing protein, which translates to MRSLQAAAATAEDKPTEKLPDLKSRAYCGLICDDRCELYHATQAQDPAAMKAVHEKWQWKQKHGIDDPALCFCHGCKPTEKQSLNVMQQRCTVRVCAMKRGFDSCIQCQELVRCEKELWKNWPKFKQQVEQWQKDYVAAGMVTVA; encoded by the coding sequence ATGCGCAGCCTTCAAGCGGCGGCCGCGACCGCGGAAGATAAACCGACCGAAAAGCTGCCTGACCTGAAGTCCCGCGCTTACTGCGGATTGATCTGCGACGACCGCTGCGAGCTTTACCATGCCACGCAGGCGCAGGATCCGGCCGCGATGAAGGCGGTGCATGAGAAATGGCAATGGAAACAGAAGCACGGCATCGACGACCCGGCGCTGTGTTTCTGCCACGGCTGCAAGCCGACGGAAAAGCAGTCGCTCAACGTGATGCAGCAGCGATGCACCGTGCGCGTCTGCGCCATGAAGCGCGGATTCGACAGCTGCATCCAGTGCCAGGAACTCGTCCGCTGCGAGAAGGAGCTCTGGAAGAACTGGCCGAAGTTCAAGCAGCAGGTCGAGCAATGGCAGAAAGACTACGTCGCCGCCGGCATGGTGACGGTCGCCTGA
- a CDS encoding SDR family oxidoreductase: MKILFLGGTGIISTACTQLALARGLEVTLLNRSRREAIPGAQQLTADLAAPASVAAALAGRQWDAVVDFVAFTPADLEQRLALFRGHVGQFVFISSASAYQKPLSHYLITESTPLANPLWEYSRNKIACEELLLRAYREQAFPITIVRPSLTYGDTNIPLAINSWTQSFTAIARLRAGKPLIAPGDGLSLWTITHNTDFAKGLVGLLGHPGSIGHAFHITSDEALTWNQIYQQTAEAAGVPQPKLVHIASDFLAACMPEYVGSLLGDKSHSAVFDNSKIKRFVPDFVATTRYRDGIARTLRWFDAEPQRQSVDTTLDATWDRLIAAYERGLSAAQREFA; this comes from the coding sequence ATGAAGATCCTCTTCCTCGGCGGCACCGGCATCATCAGCACCGCCTGCACGCAGCTCGCGCTCGCCCGAGGCCTGGAGGTCACGCTGCTCAACCGTTCGCGGCGCGAAGCGATTCCCGGCGCGCAACAGTTGACCGCCGATCTCGCCGCACCAGCCAGCGTGGCCGCGGCGCTGGCGGGTCGGCAGTGGGACGCCGTGGTCGACTTTGTCGCGTTCACCCCTGCCGATCTCGAGCAGCGGCTCGCGCTGTTTCGCGGCCACGTCGGGCAGTTTGTCTTCATCAGCTCGGCCAGTGCGTACCAAAAGCCGCTCAGCCACTACCTGATCACCGAGTCCACGCCGCTGGCCAATCCGCTGTGGGAATACTCGCGCAACAAGATTGCCTGCGAGGAACTGCTGCTGCGCGCTTACCGCGAGCAGGCTTTTCCGATCACGATCGTCCGGCCGTCGCTCACCTACGGCGACACCAACATCCCGCTCGCCATCAACAGCTGGACACAAAGTTTTACGGCGATCGCGCGGCTGCGGGCCGGGAAGCCGTTGATCGCGCCCGGCGACGGGCTCTCGCTCTGGACGATCACGCACAACACCGACTTCGCCAAAGGGCTGGTCGGCTTGCTGGGCCACCCGGGATCAATCGGCCACGCGTTTCATATCACCTCGGACGAAGCGCTGACGTGGAACCAGATTTACCAGCAAACCGCTGAGGCTGCAGGGGTGCCGCAGCCGAAACTGGTGCACATCGCGTCGGATTTCCTGGCTGCATGCATGCCGGAGTACGTCGGCTCGTTGCTCGGCGACAAGTCGCACTCCGCCGTGTTCGACAACAGCAAGATCAAGCGCTTCGTGCCCGATTTCGTCGCGACCACCCGGTACCGCGACGGCATCGCGCGGACGTTGCGTTGGTTTGACGCGGAGCCGCAACGGCAGTCGGTCGACACCACGCTCGACGCCACGTGGGACCGGCTGATCGCCGCCTACGAGCGCGGACTCTCCGCCGCGCAGCGCGAGTTCGCGTGA
- a CDS encoding acyl-[acyl-carrier-protein] thioesterase, which translates to MPEKLTLNASVLYADVDRTEVLLLRGVFKFLQEAAITHANQFDLGSRAMATRGESWVLNRMAVAVHRYPRYEETMRIETWSRGIKGFKGYREFRVFDAQGAPLFSGSSLWLYVNMRTKSIIRVPAELAAEFPKRDDGAFFPELESLEFAPPAADARRVPIAIRYSDVDVNAHVNNTAYLDFLQEALARAGLSPRPQSIRIKYARAIPAEAETVRVAIEPRGTGAAFAIEDHDTIFAIGEVD; encoded by the coding sequence ATGCCCGAGAAACTCACCCTCAACGCGTCGGTGCTTTACGCCGACGTGGACCGCACCGAAGTGCTGCTGTTGCGCGGCGTGTTCAAGTTCCTCCAGGAGGCAGCGATCACGCACGCGAACCAGTTCGATCTCGGTTCGCGCGCGATGGCGACCCGTGGCGAATCCTGGGTGCTGAACCGAATGGCGGTCGCGGTGCACCGCTACCCGCGTTACGAGGAGACGATGCGGATCGAAACGTGGTCGCGCGGAATCAAGGGGTTCAAAGGCTACCGCGAGTTTCGCGTCTTCGACGCGCAGGGCGCGCCGCTTTTCTCCGGCTCGTCGCTCTGGCTGTATGTGAACATGCGCACCAAGTCGATCATCCGCGTGCCCGCTGAGCTCGCGGCAGAGTTTCCGAAGCGCGACGACGGCGCGTTTTTCCCGGAGCTGGAGTCGCTGGAATTCGCGCCGCCGGCGGCGGACGCGCGCCGCGTGCCGATCGCGATCCGCTATTCGGACGTCGATGTGAACGCGCACGTGAACAACACCGCGTATCTGGATTTCCTGCAGGAGGCGCTGGCCCGCGCTGGACTGTCGCCGCGGCCGCAAAGCATCCGGATCAAATACGCCAGGGCCATTCCGGCGGAAGCCGAGACCGTCCGCGTGGCGATCGAGCCCCGCGGGACGGGCGCGGCATTTGCGATCGAAGATCACGATACCATTTTCGCGATTGGCGAAGTTGATTAG